A region from the Triplophysa rosa linkage group LG4, Trosa_1v2, whole genome shotgun sequence genome encodes:
- the mtnr1aa gene encoding melatonin receptor type 1A-A isoform X2 translates to MQMRTGQGWSTGNIFVVSLAVADLVVAIYPYPLVLTSIFHRGWNLGYMHCQISGFLMGVSVIGSIFNITGIAINRYCYICHSLKYDKLYSDKNSVCYVLLIWALTVLAIVPNLFVGSLQYDPRVYSCTFEQSASSAYTIAVVFFHFILPIMIVTYCYLRIWVLVIQVRRRVKPDNRPKLTPHDIRNFVTMFVVFVLFAVCWAPLNFIGLAVAISPERVVPLIPEWLFVASYFMAYFNSCLNAIVYGVLNQNFRREYKRIVVSVCTAKIFFPESSNEAQERLKSKPSPLMTNNNQVKVDSV, encoded by the coding sequence gtAACATCTTTGTGGTCAGTCTGGCCGTGGCGGACCTGGTGGTGGCCATCTATCCGTATCCACTTGTCCTCACTTCCATATTTCACCGGGGCTGGAACCTTGGATACATGCATTGCCAGATCAGCGGCTTCCTAATGGGCGTCAGCGTAATTGGCTCCATTTTCAACATCACCGGCATCGCAATTAACCGTTACTGTTACATATGCCACAGCCTCAAGTATGATAAGCTATACAGTGACAAAAACTCAGTGTGTTATGTGCTCTTGATATGGGCGTTGACTGTGCTCGCCATCGTGCCCAACTTGTTCGTGGGCTCACTGCAATATGATCCTCGGGTTTATTCCTGTACGTTTGAGCAATCGGCTAGCTCGGCGTATACAATCGCCGTCGTCTTCTTCCACTTCATTCTTCCCATCATGATCGTTACTTACTGTTACCTGCGAATCTGGGTTCTGGTCATACAGGTGAGGCGACGCGTCAAGCCTGACAATCGGCCCAAGCTCACGCCGCATGATATACGAAACTTCGTCACAATGTTTGTGGTTTTCGTGCTCTTTGCCGTGTGCTGGGCACCTTTAAATTTCATCGGGTTGGCAGTGGCGATTTCTCCAGAGCGTGTGGTTCCTCTGATACCCGAGTGGCTCTTTGTGGCAAGTTATTTCATGGCGTACTTTAACAGTTGCCTCAATGCAATAGTCTACGGAGTGCTGAACCAGAACTTTCGTCGCGAGTACAAGCGTATTGTGGTGTCGGTATGTACTGCCAAGATCTTTTTTCCGGAAAGTTCTAATGAGGCACAAGAGAGACTCAAGAGCAAACCCTCACCACTCATGACTAACAACAATCAGGTCAAGGTGGACTCTGTGTGA